The Pedobacter cryoconitis genome includes a window with the following:
- a CDS encoding phage holin family protein, with translation MEEKKEKNIEELFSEAKTYVDTRIEYARLVLIKRSAKVFADLITNAIVGVCFVLAFILGTVTLALFLSTLFASYTAGFGCVALLYLLLAIIVYVTKEKFIEKAIVNFTIRKYFKKLQEDEEDEQKV, from the coding sequence ATGGAGGAGAAGAAAGAAAAGAATATTGAGGAGTTGTTCTCGGAGGCTAAGACCTACGTGGATACCCGGATAGAATACGCACGGCTGGTGTTAATTAAAAGGTCTGCCAAAGTATTTGCTGACTTAATTACCAATGCTATTGTGGGTGTTTGCTTTGTGCTGGCCTTTATTTTAGGGACGGTTACGCTTGCGCTCTTCTTATCTACACTTTTTGCCAGTTATACCGCTGGTTTTGGTTGTGTTGCGCTGCTTTATCTGCTTTTAGCAATTATAGTGTATGTGACTAAAGAGAAATTCATTGAGAAGGCTATTGTCAACTTCACGATCAGGAAATATTTTAAAAAACTACAGGAGGACGAAGAAGATGAGCAAAAAGTATGA